CAATGCGTTACACATAATTATTACCGCGACTATTGTTTTCGTGAAAGAATTGGGTTAAATTTATGAACCGATTTTTAGACTATGAAAGCTGTGAAGGTCGTCCTTCTCTGTGACGataaaaatatcaatcaaatttCCATTCACAGTAGGCGTCTGCCCCCGAAAACCATTTCCTGTCAGATTGATTTTGCACGAGTAAAAAGAAAAACACAAAACAGCCACCAGTTGCTATTTTATTTTGCCTTTTTGCGGTGCCAATTGCCCCAAATGTGTTCACAGTTTCGTTAGCAGGACAACCATCGGAGCGCCAATTTCCCAGCCCTCCATAGTTTCCATGGATTGTTTGGGAAAATAATTCAGCCTAGAAAATTTTCACTGTTCGATTGGAATTCACTGTGACTGGGTGTGTCCGTGCCAAGCCCCAGAATGGATCAAATCGTTGAGGAAAGTGGAGAGGATTCGCAGGCACCGGAATCCACATTTGAAGATGACCTTATTCCGAAGGAGATCAACGATGAGTTTTTTGAGGAGATCTGCGCCAAAGCAAATCTGGTTAGAAATGGTTTGATGTGTAGAATTGTAACATCCGTTCCGGAACTCTTCTTTTTAGACCGTAAAAGATCTGCAGGGGAACCAGCAGTATGGACTGGCCGAGGATTTTCAGAAATTGTTGTTAACCAGCCAGCAGCTTCGACAACAGTTGCTGGATGAGCAACAGAAGATCGAAAACATGCAGGGGGAAGTGGCGGCCGCAGCCGGGAGAGTGGCGCAGGCCGTTTCGATTTCCCAGCGGGATCAGGATATGATTCAGACGTTGAAAATGGAAATCCAGGATGCATGGAAACGAGCGGATGCGGCACAAACGCGCGAACAAACCGCCCAGGAAGCAATGAATCAGATGAGAGAGAAACTGGAGAAATTGGTTGCCGTGTCGGATCGACATGGCGATAAGGATGATGAGTGAgtgtagaattttttttgttttgtggtaGGTTAGCTGTTCTAAAGGAGGGGGTATTTTTTAGAGTTGGCACTGCCATGGGTAAACACAAGGAGAGCATCCTCCGGGAACGCGATCGTCTTTTCGCAGAAGTTGAAGAATTAAATCGTCGTCTTCACACGCAACGTGTGTACACCGAGGAGTTGGAAGCAAAATGTTCCGATACGGAAGCGAAGGTTAAGGAGCTGTACAAGGTGTTGGATGAAACGTCGAACGAAGCCTTCCGTGACAAGCGTATGTTGGAGAATCTGCACATTCAGCACGCTGAAGTGACCGCAGAGCTAGCCACTGTAACCGAAGATGCCAATCGTTTCAAGGTACAAGCCGAGGCAAGTCACAAAACTACGGTTCAGCAGGGCATGCAGATGGCAGCGATTAGAACCACCCTGGAACGGCTGACGACGAGTAACAATCTGCTGCAGGTGAAACTGGCGAAGGCTCAGGGGGACTTTGAAAACATGGTTCAGCTGAAGGAAAAGGTCACCAACGAACTAAACACCAAGGTTAACATACTGAAGTTGAAGGAGGACGAAAACAACAAGTTCCGACTTGAGAATGCTAAATTGACTAAGAGTAAGGAGTTGCTCCAGAAAAAGATTCTAACTGTCGAAACGGCCAAAAGTGCGGTTGATCAGGAGGTAACAAAACACAAGTAAGTATTCCTGGCAATCCTGGAAACTTGCAATCACACGTAAACTTGCAATACGTAAATTTTTCCTCTAACATCGATTAATAGCTCGCCGGTGGATCGTGGATCTTTATGGGTTAATTACCGTAATttcgttgttattattattacctcATTGCATTGTGGGAACAACGATAAAATGGTTGTAATCTTCCAGATTGCATGATCGCACCTCTATTCACCCCTATACGATTAAAAGTAGCTCATTTTGACGAACTAATTGAGGCTAATAAACTAATCGATAAGATTAAGAATGAATCAAAAGTTTAGTGCCTGGTTTAATTAGTGGAATATTTGGTTTCGGTATCAGTTTTCAGACATGTGCGTGATTGCAGGACTAGCAGCAAGAGGCTCTTTTTTGGATTGAAGTTTTCTAGCAATGCTTTGTTCGAGAAATACATTGGCGCGTGCATGCATCTCAGGCTAATTGGCTTTAAGGCTAGCAAATTGTTGCTTACTCATACGAGCCGAAGGCCTACATTTGCTGAGCTGTGATTGGTGAATGTGGGTTGATAGATAAGCGATAAGATGACGACAAAATTCCCGGTACAAGTGCTAATAAAAAACGAATGTGCTGAATAAATACTCCATTCGATGGTTTTCAAAAGGTTTTGAAGATAAAATGGGGATAATTCGCAAGAAACAGGTGGAAGAAAAGATTGATTTGTAAAATGGGGTTTAACCAGAGCTTGGACCCTAACCTAGTTAAACCCGTGGAAATTATCTGTACTGTAGAATCTAACATGCTACTTCATGGgaaataaaaacaatatttgaCTAAGAAGATAGTGATATTAGGTTCATCTGGTCTCGTCCTCCCGTGTAAGACTTTCAAATACCAATTTGCTGAAAAAGTCTATGTTGACTTATCGTTTGCTTGGGACACTCATTCTATGGTCAAATAACGGTCTCTTGATTGAAATTTACTGCAAGTTACTTGAACTTGAAATGAAGTACATTACAGTTCAATTCAAATACTTAGATCGGACACCAAAATCATCACAACGGAAAAAttcactgccgaaaaaaattacaCGAGGAAATTCACTACAACGAAACAATCACAAACATTTTTTCACAGCAAAGAAAATTACCACAAAAGATAAAATATACAGTCGAAGATAATTACCGCCAGAGAAAGTGCAGAAAAACATCTTAGAATCTAAATTCACCACAACGGTTATAAAAAATACctttaacaaacaaaataataactacgagaaaaattaccgGAAAAAATCACCTCGACGAGAAAATCTCCTTAAAGGAGAAAATTATTAGATAAGAGAAAATTTACGACCGAAGAGAAATTCAGCTGGAGAAAAATCACTACAACGAACAAAAtcacatgtaacgcttataatttataaaaatttaaCTCATAAAATACCCCATAACACACTAACCCTcaataagtaacgcatgtaatgcttataATTTATTAATGtacaaaaaagtaaagcatgtaacgactataacttacaaaaaagtaacgcatgtaacgcttcgtatcgcctataacttataaaataataacgctccgtaacgcctataacttacaaaaaagtaacgcatgtaacgcttcataactccTATAACTTACACCAaactaacgcttcgtaacgtctatacttacaaaaaagtaacgcatgtaacgcctataatttacaaaaaagtaacgcagaatttacaaaaaggtaacgcatgtaacgcttcgtaacgtatataacttacaaaaaagtaacgcatgtaacgcttcgttacgccTACAACtacgaaaaagtaatgcatgtaacgtttcgtagcgcctataacttacaaaaaagtaacgcatgtaacgcttcgtaacgccttcaacttacaaaaaaataacgcttcgtaacgcctataacttacaagaaagtaacgcatgtaacgcttataatttacaaaaaataacgcttcgtaacgcctctaatttacaaacaagtaacgcatgcaatgcttcgtaacacctgtaacttacaaaaaagtaacgcttcgtaacgcttataacttataaaaaagtaacgcttcgtaacgcctataacttacaaaaatgtaacttaCAAATGtaattacaaaaaataacgcatgtaacgcctataatttacaaaaaataacgcttcgtaacgcctctaatttacaaacaagtaacgcatgcattgcttcgtaacatctgtaacttacaaaaaagtaacgattCGAAACGCCTATAAATtatgaaaaagtaacgcatgtagcgcttcgtaacgcctgtaacgtacaaaaaagtaatgcatgtaacgtttcgtaactcctataacttacacaaaagtaacgcatgtaacgtttcgtaacgtctatgaattacaaagaagtaacgcttcgttacacctataacctacaaaaagtatcgcttcgtaacgtctataacttacaaataagtaacgcatgtaacggttCGCAACATTTATAACTTACCAAAAGTAATGTGGGTGTCGCTTTGAAATGTGCCGCGCGAAAGGGAAAGAATTTCTTAATAAATATACTCGGTTCGTGCACACAGAATCTTCTCTGGCAGTGTATAATAGAATATTGTGTTGGTTCAGAAATTCACAAACAATCGAAATTCCTAGAAATCAACGataaaatctatgaaatgacgACATTCGGGGTCAGAACAGGGATGCCAAGTATTAAGCATAAAAATCTGGACAGAttgacgtcagtttagacattacactccggtgtaatagcaaaaagggttttgcaagtagcaataatttcattttgcgTCTgtctagcagtttatgttgagccaCACTGGTGAGTCAAAGAGTGCAAAGCTCTACCGTCAGCAATTAATGCGTGTGAGCCGTGCATTAAGCCAAATGCTACCGGAAACTAGCAAGAGCTGATATGAGAATTTCACCTCACCCAATTTATTGTCCGGATATAGCACCTTCGGATTTCTATTTGTCGGACTTCACATCATACAAAGAAACACGAAGAAACGAAAAATATGACTACTTCTGCAACTTAAACAATATCGGTATTAATTCTCTCTACCCATTCGGTCTTGGGTTCATTAGTGTATAGCATCCTAAATTGAACTACTATAGCCactaagtagttcaatttgaatcgctAAGTATAAGTAGTTTATTTAATTTGAGTActactttgaaacaattttcacaGTTTTGATAGGAAACGTTCCAGTATTCCGGTTCCTGACATTGAAAGTTGTATCGAAACCAACTAATTTGTTTGGAGTGGATATCGAGGGAAAAATGGCAGGGAATTTGAGATCATGCAAAACTATTTTTATCACAACAACGCAATGGGAAATTCTGTCTCAATCGCCGTATAATCCACGTTTGGCACCATCTAATTACCACCGGTTTCGATCGATGCAGTTTCAATCGAGGAAATTGAAAATGCGCTCGATTCATTCATAGGTTTAAACGACGAGATATTTTTGACGTTGATAAATTATGGGCAAGCGATGATTGTGAATGTCTCATGCAACAATAAAGATCCTCCACCTAACTGATATTTTAACCGTTTTCCCTTCTCCAGAAATACCATCGTTACTTTCGAGAAGGAACGCGACGCCACTAAGAAGGCTTTCGATATCGCCAGAAAGCAGACGGATTCCGTTCTTCGGGAACGTGATCTGACTCGGAAGGAGCTTACCAAAGCCAACAGTTGGTTAACGGTGGACGGTCGGTTTCCGTGTATCCAATGATTGACGCCAACTTTCTCTTTCAGAGATAACTTCGGACCTGATGGATCAGATTATGCTACTGGAAAAGCAACAGAAAACACTGGACAACGAAATCAAGGGACATCAGGCGGCAGCCCAGAAGCAGAGTATGCTGATGATGAAAATCGAGAAAGATCGCGACCGGAACGCCGAAGAAGTCCAAAACCTGACCGACAAGCTGGAGCAGATGAGCGAGGATCTTCTGTACCGGCAAAATCAGATCGTCGAGCTTCGGGAGAAGTTGAAGGAAACCGAATCCAGACTGTTCCAGTGTCAGAACTCGCTGGAGCTAACTAGAAGTGAAAGAAACGTTTTTGAGCGTGATTTGGGCATTTGTATGAAGGAGAATGATAGCTTGAAGGATCGACTGAAGACTTCGGTGCATTCCGTTGATCAGTTAAAGGATGAGAATACAACCAAGGTGGCGGAACTGTTCAAGGCAAACAAGACAATTGATCGGCTTGAGAAGGACAAACAATCACTGAAAACGGAGTGGCAGAACATATCAACTACGTTGCAGCATACGAAATCGGAACTGAACGAGAACATGATGGAGAACGCTCGATTGAACAAGACACTGACGGAGGATGCGGCAAGCATGATGCGATTGAAAAAGCAGCTCGATGGAACGATCAACGAGAAAGATTTGATTAAAATGCAGTTAACACAACGAGTGGACGAGATCAACAATCTGACGGAAAAACAGAACATGTTGAATATGGCTTTGGATCGAGGAGAAAGCCAGTACAGAGACCGTCTAGACGACATTCGGTTGTTGAAGATTGAAATCAGCAATCTGCGATCTCAAAGGAACTTACTGGCAAGGGGGCTGGCAAATACTGCCGATATGCGACAGGAAGTGCTTCAACTTAACCGAGTACTGAACCAGGAACGGGTTAAGGCGAGAGCTCTGGAGGATGAAATGTTAACACCGATGAACATACATCGGTGGCGCAAGCTCAGCGGCAAGGACCCGGAGAAAATGGATTTGATTGTGAAAGTACAAACACTGCAACGGCGGGTTCTGTACCAGTCGGTTACGgtgtcggaacaggaaaagaccATCAAAGAATCGGAGAAAGTTTACGGTGAACTGAAGGAGGTGGTCGAGAAGTTGCCCCACCAGAAAATGAAGGAACAACTTTGTGCCACGCAAAGAGCCCTGACAGCCAGAACCAAAAAGTTGAAGGCACTATCAGCAGAGATCCGAATCAAGGAAAGTGACAGCAAAAGCCAAGAGTGTCTGGTGGATGAACTGAAGAAATCGCTGCTGGAGACAAAAAAAGAGTTGGTCAATGAGGTAAGCTCGAACATTTACCGTTGCCCGGATGTCGGGTCTAATTCGTTTGCCGTTTATTTCAGAAACGAGAAAAACAGAAACTAGCGGAATCCGTCCGTAATGTTTTGATTCCGGCGAACGGCATTGGCCGCTCGCAGTCGCATCATCATCACGATAAGGTGATCGTCATCCAGCAGCGAGACAGTCGGAGTGGCGGATATCGCATGCTGGGATCCGGGTTCAAAGTTATCTGCTAGGTGATTTTTTGCTTGACAGTGCTGACGCGATTCCGGTGCGTGAAGTATAGGGTCTATTTGTGTGACAAATAAATATTGAAGTGTAAATATTGGTTTGCTTTGTTGTAGTCGGGGCTATTACTGTCGTTGAGTTATTTATTTGCGTTGTTAACACTAACATAGATTCAAACGGTGTTGGAGGTCCGTCGTTTGGAAGGAATCTAGCAGAATCTCGAGAAAGTATGGAACGGTTCGGATTCTATTAAACCGTCGAATATTCACCAAGTTGGCAACACTAGCCGGCAGTGAATGGGGACCGTGAAAATTAGAGTTTATTTTCACATTAGGATGCTATCAATTTCATGCTTTCGTATTTGAATGCGATTTGTGGGACAAGGCCAAGGTTGGAATCATGGATCATGGAAAATTGACACAAGatgttattattcaacatagtaTTTAGAGAAATGTTTAGCACATTTCAATGGCTTCCTCATTAGCGTAGGCACGttgatataaagggtgattttttaagagcttgagaacttttttaaacaataaaacgcataaaatttgcaaaatctcatcggttctttattttaaacgttagattggtacatgacatttactttttgaagataatttcatttaaatgttgaccgcggctgcgtcttaggtggtccattcggaaagtccaattttgggcaactttttcgagcatttcggccggaatagcccgaatttcttcggaaatgttgtcttccaaagctggaatagttactggcttatttctgtagactttagacttgacgtagccccacaaaaaatagtctaaaagcgtcaaatcgcatgatcttggttgccaacttaccggtccatttcttgagatgaattgttctccgaagtttcccctcaaaatggccatagaatcgcgagctgtgtggcatgtagcgccatcttgttgaaaccacatgtcaaccaagttcagttcttccatttttggcaacaaaaagtttgttagcatcgaacgatagcgatcgccattcactgtaacgttgcgtccaacagcatctttgaaaaaatacggtccaatgattccaccagcgtacaaaccacaccaaacagtgcatttttcgggatgcatgggcagttcttgaacggcttctggttgctcttcactccaaatgcggcaattttgcttatttacgtagccattcaaccagaaatgagcctcatcgctgaacaaaatttgtcgataaaaaagcggattttccgaatggaccacctaagacgcagccgcggtcaacatttaaatgaaattatcttcaaaaagtaaatgtcatgtaccaatctaacgtttaaaataaagaaccgatgagattttgcaaattttatgcgttttattgtttaaaaaagttctcaagctcttaaaaaatcaccctttagttggTGATCGAAATTGAACTTACTTCCATATCGTACGCAAAACTTTGCATTtccttcgcccttattctgaataacgtcatatcgttttttccctcgtatttcatttgtattcccaataacgctagcaaaatcaaaagtagctatgattcgatcgaaccacattcgatcgaaaaatcaatacgtcgttattcagaataagggcgcttGTGAAATCTTATCGCGATAATTTTTCCAgatctacacggaaagaccaaaATCAGCAAATTTGACTACTTGATTTTAATTAGTTTGCCGATCGAAATTCAGAATAGAAGGGTGACAACTCCCTTCTATTCTGAATTTCGATCGGCAAACgcacaaatcttcaaataactaGGGAAACGTGTTACTTGAGCCAATTTATAAACTAAAAATAATCTTGAAGTAGCTAATTTCGATTTAATGATTGTTTGTTGATTGTCTCGGATTTATCTTGGTTGAATATCATATCTCAGAtgcattttattttaaattcaattgacAATCAATCGgaaatatataattgaaaacaaaaaaaactcccTTGCACGATGCTTCTGAATCTTCGGAATCTAGCTCTTATGAGACGAAATCAGGGTACTAGCCAaacaaccaaaagttccacaattactgaaAACACACattcactttcttgctgcttaaaaataCGCAAGGAACTTTTGGCAATCTGAATGTACAGAGCAAGCTTCGCGTACACTTTCTTGCTGTCTACACACAGAAAAATCCCGGTTGTTTAGAATGATTAGTTGTCCATCAAGTTCAGTTGTTTTGATGTtaaagaatctgaattctggacctcagGAACCGAATTTTAGAGCCGAATGCTAGAACTGATTCCTGGACATGAacaagggtggcaaaaactcgctcatgagattcgattttttctattaatcagctcacctcatgatttacgatgcaatccgtataatgatggtaaagatgaaactcatcgctgatctaaacaaacacactcacctatacagagcaccgctgacatcaaattatgatggtattgatggttctcagttttgatttcttagcatttaactctcattcctagtttcaaaaagtgagtactgagtttggcatcaccgtaccgagctacaccggtgagtgtatgcttaaaccacagagctgccaacacaacccagattttcggttttgtttttgctgataCTCAAAACGAGCACGTGCATTAATGTACGGAAACAAAAGTCAAATCGTAGCGTGATGTTCCGTagcgattgaatttcatgtctcgagctaaacacaactggctactaaAACCGAATGCGTTTTCCAGCATACGAAAACATGTCTTGAGAATTGGATAtaaatggcatcgattcgaacgttggccgcccatggcaactctggtggatggggaatacaagcgagacagtgtcacaagaatctgattcaatgtgttgatgtacacacacatcaaatcacaactcaaaaatcgtctctcagtgggttctaatatttgatgtacactcagcgctcatctgctgattgcttgacaccacgatgtaaaatacctggtgatcacgtttttctatgggttagtgcggttgtcattttattttggaataacagagagacgcgaagaagaaaaacataaacaactgacgtttcgggagttgctttaatgaaaatatttagagttgattctgtttgcgaaaatattgacagtgaattgcggtgttttgttccgggatgtttcaatcgttttcatcacctgcatttgaaatgccacccacagcacaatcactccattatccataataactgtaatagataccacagtgcaatccgccaaatccttcctccaacgaaatgaacagaatcggatgtgtgtaaaattttctatatttcgacgttaccttgcaagcccttgaagaataAATgttcagattttcaattagtgcgaaagattcgccaggctgcgcgacaactggagtaacttagaagtgaaatcccgatctgaactggtcgtttgtttatgtttacatgcttgaatcccggcgcgccatacttaatttcgtgagaaaattaccaacacaaccaaaactgtcttactacgccaccagtgtattttacgtcgtggcTTGAAAttacgatgttgagacgatgttttctctacacaaatggttacccagttactcaactcgctcagcgatgcttctgaaaccgatttgcaggtgagctgaactcggtgatgatgaagtacggagttgattattgccagccctggACATGAAtaatgaaacttaattttgttatgctagattttggaactgaatgctGAACCTGAACTcgggaactaaattttggatctggattgttgaactgatcactaaacctgtgttctggaactgaattatgaATATGAATCATAGCACTGAACTCTGCAACTGGAATTTGGTATGCAACTgaatttcagtttcagaaattCGGTTCAAGATTCcgttttcaaattcggatccGACATTCAGCTCCGAAACTCAGttctagttcctgaattcagttacgCTTCTAAAACTGTGGAACAGAGTTCTGGAACCAAATTCGACTTGCattgtagaactgaattctgaactcggATTTTGGAATGTATTTTAGAATTGAATTCTTGAAGAACAACTGAATATTAGATCTGAGTTCTGGTTCTGTATTTCGGTTGGAAGTTAAGGAATTTCAGGTTCAAAACTCAATtgcagaattttgaaattgtatTCCGGATAAGAATTTGGTCCGAACCtcgatttcagttccagaattcagtttcaaaatgctGATTCTAGTCCagaattattttcgaaatttagtttcaaaggTCAGGTCTAGAATCAAGATCCTAATCTCAATTCCAGATTTCGGATTCAAAATACAGGCTTAGAGTcaagttctgaaattcgattccaGCTGCAGATCTCTGCAACTCGAATCTACCCTTGGATTATGCACGAGAAACTGAGTTGTAATATAGATCTAGAAATGTGGTATTggattctgtaactgaattccAGAAATGGATTTTAAAATTAGATACTGGTCTGAAGTGAATTAGTCAGACTAGAAGGAATGAAGCATGAAATTTTTACTTATGAAAGGGTCCCTAATCGAACACTCAGAAACGAGAAGTTTAGTAAGAATTCTTTACTCGATCCGTTTTTCGAGATAATTTGCTGGACAGGCCTGCGCAAGAattccaggtcattttttcaaaaatctgtgatcattattattattattataattaaaaaaaggaAAGGTTGCATAATTCACAAAATCGATCAAATAACTGGTGTTCGAAAGTGTGAAGAAAACGTGctagttttttttcgtattcacgacatccagttatgtctctgacattatccacccgcttttttagccgaatattactCACCTACCCTGACGTCAAAATTAAAGTTGTGTCCCTTCATATGAATTTCTtacaattattgttgttgttccgtaaccgTTCCAAGCCGGTGATAGTCGTCTGATGCCACGTCTGattcgcttttacatattgttttgttttcatcagaatATATATGGGCCATCCATTTTTCACTAGGGtcaccgttcatttttcaccggacaTAGAATCCtaaattgaggtttctatgctcggtgaaaaatgaatggtggccctactgaaaaatgggtggccaacacgtttcctgatgaaagcaaaacaatatgtaaaagcgattcacacgcagcatcaagcgactatcacctgcatggaacgattacggaacaacaacattaattgtaagcaattcatacgaaaggacactacgtcaagttcacggaatatTTTAAcatcggatacgtgagcaatattcggctaaaaaaattaataaaaataatctggacgtcgacggaagttgattgatcgtctgaatcgtgtttaatgcatgcgtttcctgatgaaaacaaaccaatctcatttgcatttgtggttgtaagtgagctgtcagagagcctaatatgGGCCATCCATTTTTCACTAGGgtcgccgttcatttttcaccggacaTAGAATCctaaattctcggttgatttttcattaggacgtataagcaagtgacagtttttctttaatcactctctttcgattattgtgctgtgattaaaaagattttctttgatatcactattctgtttgaaagtcgaaagtttcgggtatcatttcatgcaaagaattgagtgataaacgtggaaaccgcttggtaattaataaaagagaaagtaaacaaagagaaactgtcacttgcttatacgcccttttgaaaaatcaaccgacccTAGTGAAAATGGGTGGCCcatacgtttcctgatgaaaacaaaacaatatgcaaGAACGATTCACATGTGGCATCGTTCTGTGCCTCCATAAGAAGCTTACATCAACAAAATTAAGTGGAAGCTTCTTATGGAGGCACacaacgtcaagttcacggaatatTTTGACGTCCAGTAAGTGAGTAATGTCCggctaaaaaaatattaaattaattttgacgtcgaccgaagttgattaattgtctgaatcgtgtttaatgctggcgtttcctgatgaaaacaaaccaatctcatttgcatttgtggttgtaagtgagctgtcagaaagcctaattgaggtttctatgcccgatgaaaaatgaacggcggccatagtgaaaaatgggtggctaATACTTTtcttgatgaaaacaaaacaatatgtaaaagcaa
This genomic window from Malaya genurostris strain Urasoe2022 chromosome 1, Malgen_1.1, whole genome shotgun sequence contains:
- the LOC131434346 gene encoding cilia- and flagella-associated protein 58-like, with protein sequence MDQIVEESGEDSQAPESTFEDDLIPKEINDEFFEEICAKANLTVKDLQGNQQYGLAEDFQKLLLTSQQLRQQLLDEQQKIENMQGEVAAAAGRVAQAVSISQRDQDMIQTLKMEIQDAWKRADAAQTREQTAQEAMNQMREKLEKLVAVSDRHGDKDDEVGTAMGKHKESILRERDRLFAEVEELNRRLHTQRVYTEELEAKCSDTEAKVKELYKVLDETSNEAFRDKRMLENLHIQHAEVTAELATVTEDANRFKVQAEASHKTTVQQGMQMAAIRTTLERLTTSNNLLQVKLAKAQGDFENMVQLKEKVTNELNTKVNILKLKEDENNKFRLENAKLTKSKELLQKKILTVETAKSAVDQEVTKHKNTIVTFEKERDATKKAFDIARKQTDSVLRERDLTRKELTKANKITSDLMDQIMLLEKQQKTLDNEIKGHQAAAQKQSMLMMKIEKDRDRNAEEVQNLTDKLEQMSEDLLYRQNQIVELREKLKETESRLFQCQNSLELTRSERNVFERDLGICMKENDSLKDRLKTSVHSVDQLKDENTTKVAELFKANKTIDRLEKDKQSLKTEWQNISTTLQHTKSELNENMMENARLNKTLTEDAASMMRLKKQLDGTINEKDLIKMQLTQRVDEINNLTEKQNMLNMALDRGESQYRDRLDDIRLLKIEISNLRSQRNLLARGLANTADMRQEVLQLNRVLNQERVKARALEDEMLTPMNIHRWRKLSGKDPEKMDLIVKVQTLQRRVLYQSVTVSEQEKTIKESEKVYGELKEVVEKLPHQKMKEQLCATQRALTARTKKLKALSAEIRIKESDSKSQECLVDELKKSLLETKKELVNEKREKQKLAESVRNVLIPANGIGRSQSHHHHDKVIVIQQRDSRSGGYRMLGSGFKVIC